The following are from one region of the Kineosporia sp. NBRC 101731 genome:
- a CDS encoding response regulator transcription factor has protein sequence MPNTRTSARLRILVVQHDPHVARSLSQALRGHGFQTLHAATATEAAALTGGADLLLLDLGLPAPPSITSTVSTASTASTASTASPAGTMTGDTSTHASDKTSAGHGARWLLEHLRQSHPHSSATRMPVIALTTHRPRSPDPDLDPHIDDYVTRPCSLAVLLARIDAVIRRALPHRLPPAPVVDFGIHIDPDTRQIHGPAGTVTLTAKECDLLTALMRRQGAVVTRQNLMEEVWDVTWVGASRTLDVHIATLRGKLGASSGTTDTSTRIDTLRGTGYRLVPAEAPTLIAAATHARTHEPFAPTHE, from the coding sequence GTGCCGAACACGCGAACCAGTGCTCGCCTGCGCATCCTCGTGGTCCAGCACGACCCCCACGTCGCGCGATCCCTCTCCCAGGCACTACGCGGCCACGGCTTCCAGACCCTGCACGCCGCCACCGCCACCGAAGCCGCAGCGTTGACCGGGGGAGCAGACCTCCTGCTGCTCGACCTCGGCCTGCCCGCACCACCCAGCATCACCAGCACGGTCAGCACTGCCAGCACTGCCAGCACTGCCAGCACGGCCAGCCCTGCCGGCACCATGACGGGCGACACCTCCACCCACGCATCGGACAAGACGTCCGCCGGTCATGGCGCTCGCTGGCTGCTCGAACACCTGCGCCAGTCCCACCCGCACTCCAGCGCCACCCGGATGCCGGTCATCGCCCTGACCACCCACCGTCCCCGGTCCCCGGACCCGGACCTCGACCCTCACATCGACGACTACGTGACCCGGCCCTGCAGCCTGGCGGTGCTCCTGGCCCGCATCGACGCCGTGATCCGCCGCGCGCTACCGCACCGCCTGCCACCGGCCCCGGTCGTCGACTTCGGCATCCACATCGACCCCGACACCCGCCAGATCCACGGCCCGGCCGGCACCGTCACCCTGACCGCCAAGGAATGCGACCTCCTCACCGCCCTCATGCGCCGCCAGGGCGCCGTGGTCACCCGCCAGAACCTGATGGAAGAAGTCTGGGACGTCACCTGGGTCGGCGCCTCCCGCACCCTGGACGTCCACATCGCCACCCTGCGCGGAAAACTGGGCGCCAGCAGCGGAACCACCGACACCAGCACCCGCATCGACACCCTGCGCGGCACCGGATACCGACTCGTCCCGGCGGAAGCACCCACCCTCATCGCCGCCGCCACCCACGCCCGAACCCACGAGCCCTTCGCGCCCACCCACGAATAG
- a CDS encoding aldehyde reductase: MSAQRVLVTGGSGFIAGHCILQLLGRGYSVRTTVRSLEREAVVRSVLAAAGVSDGADLSFVAADLLSDAGWPEAVAGCDVVLHIASPVAPGGVKDENDVILPARDGTLRVLRAARDAGVRRLVLTSSFHSVAWGHPHDRGRTFTEADWGVVDGPGMDAYGKSKTLAERAAWDFVAAQAGALELTTILPTAVMGPVMGPQISGSNGLVQRILDGALPGYLNLFFPIVDVRDVAAAHVAALDAEGAAGERFLVSGDPAISMKQVGEILRERLGDAAPHLLTRSIPDFVVRFGALFSAEFRPVVPNLGHARQASNAKARRVLGFEPRPAEESIVDTARSLIAQRLVRS; encoded by the coding sequence ATGAGCGCACAGCGTGTCCTTGTCACCGGCGGGTCGGGTTTTATCGCCGGGCACTGCATCTTGCAGCTGCTTGGGCGGGGTTATTCCGTCCGCACCACCGTCCGTTCGCTGGAGCGCGAGGCCGTGGTCCGCTCGGTGCTGGCCGCGGCCGGCGTGTCCGACGGCGCCGATCTGAGTTTCGTGGCCGCGGACCTGTTGAGCGATGCGGGGTGGCCCGAGGCGGTCGCCGGTTGCGACGTCGTTCTGCACATCGCCTCGCCGGTCGCTCCGGGTGGGGTCAAGGACGAGAACGACGTCATCCTGCCGGCGCGTGATGGCACCTTGCGGGTTCTGCGCGCTGCTCGTGACGCCGGTGTGCGGCGGCTGGTTCTCACGTCGTCGTTCCACTCGGTCGCCTGGGGGCACCCGCACGACCGGGGCCGCACGTTCACCGAGGCGGACTGGGGCGTCGTGGACGGCCCGGGCATGGACGCCTACGGCAAGAGCAAGACGCTGGCGGAGCGGGCTGCCTGGGATTTCGTGGCGGCGCAGGCAGGCGCGCTGGAGCTCACCACGATTCTGCCCACGGCGGTCATGGGTCCGGTGATGGGGCCGCAGATTTCCGGGTCGAACGGGCTGGTCCAGCGCATTCTGGACGGTGCCCTGCCGGGCTACCTGAACCTGTTCTTCCCGATCGTGGACGTCCGTGACGTCGCCGCGGCCCACGTGGCGGCCCTGGATGCCGAGGGTGCTGCGGGCGAGCGGTTCCTGGTCTCGGGCGATCCGGCGATCTCGATGAAGCAGGTCGGAGAGATCCTGCGTGAGCGTCTGGGTGATGCTGCCCCGCACCTGCTGACGCGCTCCATCCCGGACTTCGTGGTCAGGTTCGGTGCCCTTTTCTCGGCCGAGTTCCGGCCGGTCGTTCCCAACCTCGGCCACGCGCGGCAGGCCTCCAACGCCAAGGCCCGGCGGGTGCTGGGCTTCGAGCCGCGTCCCGCCGAGGAATCGATCGTCGATACCGCCCGCAGTTTGATCGCCCAGCGGCTCGTGCGGTCGTGA
- a CDS encoding helix-turn-helix transcriptional regulator produces MPSWEFGRMLRRWRDRVAPEAVGLPAGGRRRASGLRREELAALAGISPDYLTRLEQGRATSPSVQVVEALARGLRLTDPERGLLYREAGHVAPGPDLVPSRIPPSVQRLLDRLENVPLVVYDATWNLLLANTPYDALMGETGHWHGLERNAIWRNLVGPAGRVLTTPDERAEHQVRLIADLRQTVSRYPADRSAARLVTELTAQSPRFAELWKTGNADPGRDPARHKVIDHPTVGRITLDCDTLLVAGDDLRLMTYTAAPGTADAERLALALVLGTQTLVD; encoded by the coding sequence ATGCCATCGTGGGAGTTCGGGCGCATGCTGCGCCGCTGGCGCGATCGCGTCGCGCCCGAGGCGGTAGGGCTACCGGCAGGAGGCCGCCGCCGCGCGAGCGGCCTGCGCCGCGAAGAACTCGCCGCGCTCGCCGGCATCTCACCCGACTACCTCACGCGGCTCGAGCAGGGGCGGGCGACATCCCCCTCCGTCCAGGTCGTCGAGGCCCTTGCCCGCGGCCTGCGTCTCACCGACCCCGAACGCGGCCTGCTCTACCGCGAGGCCGGTCACGTCGCTCCCGGACCCGACCTCGTGCCCTCACGCATCCCGCCGAGCGTCCAACGTCTCCTCGACCGTCTCGAGAACGTCCCACTCGTCGTCTACGACGCCACCTGGAACCTCCTACTCGCCAACACCCCGTACGACGCCCTCATGGGCGAGACCGGACACTGGCACGGCCTCGAACGCAACGCGATCTGGCGCAACCTCGTGGGCCCGGCCGGACGGGTCCTGACCACGCCCGACGAACGCGCCGAGCACCAGGTGCGACTCATCGCCGACCTACGACAGACCGTGTCGCGGTATCCGGCCGACCGCTCGGCCGCACGACTCGTCACCGAACTCACAGCCCAGAGCCCACGCTTCGCCGAACTCTGGAAAACAGGCAACGCCGACCCCGGCCGCGACCCCGCCCGCCACAAGGTCATCGATCACCCCACGGTGGGCAGGATCACGCTCGACTGCGACACACTCCTCGTCGCCGGCGATGACCTGCGACTCATGACCTACACCGCAGCACCCGGCACCGCAGACGCCGAACGCCTCGCCCTGGCACTCGTCCTCGGCACACAAACCCTCGTCGACTGA
- a CDS encoding tyrosine-type recombinase/integrase, whose translation MFESQLVPVEVTSVLPDEFEVGNGDVWPHFVRAWLIAQRAQNTVKTYMTAELQWREFCKARSLHPIDARRGDVDDWRVQIQATGGFHGRPASANTVRLKLAAVSSLYAYLVGEDILAASPAAHIKRPRGGDFAATAALDTQQAARFLSAAQGLGELSYVAMRILLGRGLRATELVSLDVTDVRQHFGHVTLTVTHKGGRRQELPLSPGTGHLVAEYIGERTSGALLVNAQGGRLSYWDLYNLTVRVSRRARVGLDVTPHVLRASHATIYLDQAGAQIDRLQDGMGHASLNNTKAYDRGAGSLSRLASVATAVEDAFLPG comes from the coding sequence GTGTTCGAGTCCCAGCTGGTGCCGGTGGAGGTCACGTCTGTCCTGCCTGACGAGTTCGAGGTCGGGAACGGTGACGTGTGGCCCCATTTCGTGCGGGCCTGGCTGATCGCGCAGCGAGCGCAGAACACGGTGAAGACGTACATGACGGCGGAGCTGCAGTGGCGGGAGTTCTGCAAGGCTCGCTCGCTGCATCCGATCGACGCGCGCCGCGGTGACGTGGATGACTGGCGGGTGCAGATCCAGGCCACCGGCGGCTTCCACGGCCGGCCGGCCTCGGCGAACACGGTGCGCCTGAAGCTCGCGGCGGTGTCGTCTCTGTACGCGTACCTGGTGGGCGAGGACATTCTGGCCGCCTCCCCCGCCGCCCACATCAAACGTCCCCGGGGCGGCGACTTCGCCGCGACCGCCGCGCTGGACACCCAGCAGGCGGCACGCTTCCTGAGTGCCGCACAGGGTCTGGGTGAACTGTCGTACGTGGCCATGCGCATCCTGCTGGGCCGGGGACTGCGCGCAACGGAACTGGTCAGCCTCGACGTGACCGACGTCCGTCAGCATTTCGGTCACGTCACCCTGACCGTCACGCACAAGGGCGGGCGCCGTCAGGAACTGCCCCTGTCCCCCGGCACTGGCCACCTCGTGGCCGAGTACATCGGCGAGCGCACGTCCGGGGCGTTGCTGGTGAATGCGCAGGGTGGGCGGTTGAGTTACTGGGATCTGTACAACTTGACGGTGCGGGTGTCGCGGCGGGCGCGGGTGGGGCTGGATGTGACGCCGCATGTGTTGCGGGCTTCGCATGCGACGATTTATCTGGATCAGGCGGGGGCGCAGATCGATCGGCTGCAGGACGGTATGGGGCATGCGAGCTTGAACAATACGAAGGCGTACGACCGGGGTGCGGGGTCGTTGTCGCGGTTGGCGAGTGTGGCGACGGCGGTTGAGGACGCGTTCTTGCCCGGTTGA
- a CDS encoding GNAT family N-acetyltransferase: MTWIFSPETARIDRDLVHRWLSEQAYWALGRTRAAQDTAIDASRNYGVYDERGAQVAYARVVTDGTTFAWLCDVFVDPGVRGHGAGKLLVAGVLEDLDGLGLPRTFLGTADAHGLYEQYGFAEADPARFMLRVPAVP; this comes from the coding sequence GTGACATGGATCTTCTCCCCCGAGACCGCCCGGATCGATCGGGACCTCGTCCACAGGTGGCTGAGCGAGCAGGCGTACTGGGCGCTGGGTCGTACCCGTGCCGCGCAGGACACCGCGATCGACGCCTCCCGTAACTACGGGGTGTACGACGAGCGTGGCGCTCAGGTGGCGTATGCGCGGGTGGTCACCGACGGCACCACGTTCGCCTGGCTGTGCGACGTGTTCGTGGATCCGGGCGTGCGTGGGCACGGGGCCGGGAAGCTGCTGGTGGCCGGGGTGCTGGAAGACCTGGATGGGCTGGGACTCCCCCGCACGTTCCTGGGGACCGCCGACGCGCACGGTCTCTACGAGCAGTACGGGTTCGCTGAGGCCGATCCTGCGCGGTTCATGCTCCGGGTTCCCGCAGTGCCCTGA
- a CDS encoding class I SAM-dependent methyltransferase: MDFGLGRYEAKAAQLEPAARAVIAELHPAPSDRVLDLGCGTGNAALLAAEQGASVIGVDPAPRLLTLARRRADQAGLTLDFQLGEAARIPLPDDSTDAIVSVFGVIFAPDATTAAAEMTRVLRPGGRLMLAAWTPEDAPAGPGPLRREALSAAGHDQPVSHAFAWHDPAALNNLFEFAGMTFTIQRADVTITADSPQAYAEADLASHPLWVDARSVLEPAGRWENLREQVIQLQTEVNEDPMAFRITCPYVIATGVLPQ, encoded by the coding sequence GTGGATTTTGGACTCGGCCGATACGAAGCCAAAGCAGCACAACTCGAACCCGCTGCCCGGGCCGTGATAGCGGAACTGCACCCAGCCCCCAGCGACCGCGTTCTGGATCTGGGATGCGGCACCGGCAACGCCGCGCTCCTCGCCGCTGAGCAAGGAGCGAGCGTGATCGGCGTTGATCCCGCACCACGCCTGCTGACCCTGGCTCGTCGCCGCGCCGACCAGGCCGGCCTCACGCTGGACTTCCAGCTCGGTGAGGCGGCCCGGATTCCGTTGCCGGACGACTCCACGGACGCGATCGTCTCGGTCTTCGGAGTCATCTTCGCTCCCGATGCGACGACAGCAGCAGCCGAGATGACGCGCGTGCTGCGCCCCGGCGGCCGGCTGATGTTGGCCGCCTGGACTCCTGAGGATGCGCCCGCCGGCCCGGGACCGTTGCGCCGCGAAGCCCTGAGCGCTGCTGGACACGATCAGCCGGTCAGTCACGCCTTTGCGTGGCATGACCCCGCAGCCCTCAACAACCTATTCGAGTTCGCGGGGATGACCTTCACGATCCAGCGCGCTGACGTAACGATCACCGCAGACTCACCTCAGGCCTATGCTGAGGCCGACCTCGCCAGCCATCCGTTGTGGGTGGACGCCCGCTCCGTGCTCGAACCGGCCGGGCGCTGGGAGAACCTCCGCGAGCAGGTGATCCAGCTCCAGACCGAGGTGAACGAAGACCCCATGGCCTTCCGCATCACCTGTCCCTACGTGATCGCTACTGGTGTCCTCCCCCAGTAA
- a CDS encoding nucleoside triphosphate pyrophosphohydrolase family protein yields the protein MDLDAYQRGALRTAAPREKKNELLHLVLGLVGESGEIAEKFKKWVRDLDSDESRIDRDDLAKELGDVLWYVAVLADYLDLSLDDIAAGNLAKLADRQGRGVLGGAGDNR from the coding sequence ATGGATCTGGACGCGTATCAGCGGGGTGCCCTGCGCACGGCGGCGCCGCGGGAGAAGAAGAACGAGCTGCTGCACCTGGTGCTCGGTCTGGTGGGTGAGTCCGGGGAGATCGCCGAGAAGTTCAAGAAGTGGGTGCGGGACCTCGACAGTGACGAGTCGCGCATCGACCGGGACGATCTGGCCAAGGAGCTGGGGGACGTGCTCTGGTACGTGGCGGTGCTCGCGGATTACCTGGACCTGTCCCTGGACGACATTGCGGCCGGCAACCTGGCCAAGCTGGCTGACCGCCAGGGCCGGGGAGTGCTGGGTGGTGCGGGGGACAACCGGTAA